One genomic window of Nakamurella panacisegetis includes the following:
- a CDS encoding bifunctional 3-phenylpropionate/cinnamic acid dioxygenase ferredoxin subunit: MRMPVLRICPLADLPAGEAIRVDDVSPPIAVFHTDDGEVYAIDDTCTHQDASLADGWLEGCEIECPLHASRFDLRTGAVDAPPAKRGVRTHAVTVTDGDIFVTLSQDAPNLPPGVSV, encoded by the coding sequence ATGAGGATGCCTGTGTTGCGGATCTGCCCGCTTGCTGACCTGCCGGCCGGCGAAGCCATCCGAGTCGACGACGTATCCCCGCCGATCGCGGTGTTCCACACCGATGACGGCGAGGTGTACGCCATCGACGACACCTGCACCCACCAGGACGCCTCACTGGCCGACGGCTGGCTCGAGGGCTGCGAGATCGAGTGCCCGCTGCACGCGTCCAGGTTCGACCTCCGGACCGGTGCCGTCGACGCCCCTCCGGCCAAGCGCGGCGTCCGCACCCACGCCGTGACGGTGACCGACGGGGACATCTTCGTGACGCTGTCGCAGGATGCCCCCAACCTCCCGCCCGGCGTTTCGGTTTGA
- the recR gene encoding recombination mediator RecR, whose translation MYEGPVQDLIDELGRLPGIGPKSAQRLAFHLLTADGADITRLQTALQRVKDEVKFCTECGNVAEGDLCRICNDPRRDAGVICVVEEPKDVPAIERTREFRGRYHVLGGAISPIDGIGPDQLRIAQLLRRIAEPGVNEVILATDPNLEGEATATYLIRMLRTFPDLAVTRLASGLPVGGDLEYADEVTLGRAFSGRRSVDA comes from the coding sequence GTGTACGAAGGCCCCGTACAGGACCTGATCGACGAACTGGGGCGCCTGCCCGGCATCGGTCCGAAGTCCGCCCAGCGCCTGGCCTTTCACCTGCTGACGGCCGACGGCGCCGACATCACCCGGTTGCAGACGGCGCTGCAGCGGGTCAAGGACGAGGTGAAGTTCTGCACCGAATGCGGGAACGTCGCCGAGGGCGACCTGTGCCGGATCTGCAACGACCCGCGACGCGACGCCGGCGTCATCTGCGTGGTCGAGGAGCCCAAGGACGTCCCGGCCATCGAACGGACCCGTGAGTTCCGGGGCCGCTATCACGTGCTGGGCGGGGCCATCTCGCCGATCGACGGCATCGGCCCCGATCAGCTGCGCATCGCCCAGCTCCTGCGTCGGATCGCCGAGCCCGGCGTCAACGAGGTGATCCTGGCGACCGACCCGAACCTGGAGGGCGAGGCGACGGCCACCTACCTGATCCGGATGTTGCGCACCTTCCCGGATCTCGCCGTGACCCGCTTGGCCAGTGGCCTGCCGGTCGGCGGCGACCTCGAATACGCCGACGAGGTCACCCTCGGCCGTGCCTTCTCCGGACGCCGGTCGGTCGACGCCTGA
- a CDS encoding YbaB/EbfC family nucleoid-associated protein translates to MPDLQSLLQHAQQMQADMAQAQADMAAAEFTGHAGSGLVQATVSGDGQLKALVIDPSVVDPTDVETLADLVIAAVRDATRAATESAEQTMGAMAGPPAGLDLSAFGLPTIDGFPADDDDDEFDDDDEDDAPAALPPSGA, encoded by the coding sequence ATGCCCGATCTGCAGTCCCTGCTGCAGCACGCCCAGCAGATGCAGGCCGATATGGCGCAGGCGCAGGCCGATATGGCCGCGGCCGAGTTCACCGGCCACGCCGGCAGCGGGCTGGTGCAGGCGACGGTGTCCGGCGACGGGCAGTTGAAGGCCCTGGTGATCGACCCGTCGGTGGTCGACCCGACGGACGTCGAGACGCTGGCCGACCTGGTCATCGCCGCGGTCCGTGACGCGACGCGAGCCGCGACCGAGTCGGCCGAGCAGACCATGGGCGCGATGGCCGGACCGCCGGCCGGGCTCGACCTGTCCGCGTTCGGCCTGCCGACGATCGATGGCTTCCCGGCGGACGACGACGATGACGAGTTCGACGACGACGACGAAGACGACGCTCCGGCCGCTCTGCCCCCGTCGGGAGCCTAG
- a CDS encoding NAD(P)/FAD-dependent oxidoreductase, with protein MTGLPTSVTVVGAGLAGHATAKALRQQGFTGTITVIGDESVRPYDRPPLSKDFLAGLTGVSELALELEDEALDAQWVLGVHAIGLDPVTRTVALDDGTLIASDAVVIATGSRARRMPGAPAGVHTVRTLADAAALREELKPGVRLAVIGAGFIGAEIASTARGLGIDVTVIEAAPAPLAGPLGPEMGRVVAGLHEANGVALRCGVAVAGLLGTERVTGVLLADGTEVPADVVVAGIGAVPAVEWLEGSGLDLAAPGSGGGVVCDAVGATNFAGVFAVGDCSAWFDDVRGRHHRIEHWTDSRDRPAVMVGAMLGHPPTTPLRPPYFWSDQYGVKIQFTGRRDGTEEVTIEAGSAETHDILAVYRRDGEPVAVLGMNQPKLFTRWRKQLSGPPGRVVPSQSDPSPTHP; from the coding sequence TTGACCGGCCTCCCGACCTCGGTGACCGTGGTGGGCGCCGGCCTGGCCGGGCATGCCACCGCGAAGGCGTTGCGACAGCAGGGCTTCACCGGCACGATCACCGTCATCGGCGACGAGAGTGTCCGTCCCTACGACCGCCCCCCGCTGTCCAAGGACTTCCTGGCCGGTCTCACCGGAGTCTCGGAGCTGGCCCTGGAACTGGAGGACGAGGCGCTGGACGCGCAGTGGGTCCTCGGCGTGCACGCGATCGGGCTCGACCCGGTCACCCGTACCGTCGCCCTGGACGACGGCACTCTGATCGCCTCCGACGCGGTGGTCATCGCCACCGGCTCACGGGCCCGGCGAATGCCCGGCGCCCCGGCCGGCGTGCACACCGTCCGCACCCTGGCCGACGCGGCCGCCCTGCGCGAGGAACTGAAACCCGGTGTCCGGCTGGCGGTCATCGGGGCCGGCTTCATCGGAGCCGAGATCGCCTCGACGGCAAGAGGTCTGGGAATCGACGTGACCGTCATCGAAGCGGCCCCGGCGCCGTTGGCCGGCCCACTGGGCCCCGAGATGGGACGCGTCGTGGCCGGTCTGCACGAGGCGAACGGAGTCGCCCTGCGATGCGGCGTGGCGGTGGCCGGCCTGCTGGGCACCGAGCGGGTCACCGGCGTGCTCCTGGCCGACGGCACCGAGGTCCCGGCCGACGTGGTGGTGGCCGGCATCGGCGCCGTACCGGCGGTTGAGTGGCTCGAAGGCAGCGGACTCGACCTGGCGGCGCCGGGCTCCGGCGGGGGCGTGGTCTGCGATGCGGTCGGCGCCACCAACTTCGCCGGCGTGTTCGCCGTCGGCGACTGCTCGGCCTGGTTCGATGACGTCCGCGGTCGGCACCACCGCATCGAGCACTGGACCGACTCGCGCGACCGGCCGGCCGTCATGGTCGGCGCGATGCTGGGCCATCCCCCCACCACCCCGTTGCGGCCGCCGTACTTCTGGTCGGACCAGTACGGCGTGAAGATCCAGTTCACCGGGCGCCGGGACGGCACCGAGGAGGTCACCATCGAGGCCGGGAGTGCCGAGACCCACGACATCCTGGCCGTCTACCGCCGGGACGGCGAACCGGTCGCCGTGCTGGGCATGAACCAGCCCAAGCTGTTCACCCGCTGGCGCAAGCAGTTGTCCGGCCCGCCCGGGCGCGTCGTCCCGTCCCAGTCCGACCCATCACCGACCCACCCTTGA
- a CDS encoding SDR family NAD(P)-dependent oxidoreductase, producing the protein MTSSPFDLTGQVALVSGANRGLGRAIALELAGAGAAVALGVRRPEAGGELAELIRRDGGRAVVVPMDVTDLTGSRSAIDRAITELGQLDILVNNAGGGINDAAIDVTEEDFDAVWALNTRSTFFLSQHAARHMRPRHTGAIVNIASQAGLVALPGESSYCVSKAAVVHMTKAHAVEWGEYGIRVNAVAPTFIRTDGTGAALSDPAFETDTLERIAALHRIGVPREVSGAVVFLASPAASLITGVTLAIDGGWTAR; encoded by the coding sequence ATGACGTCGTCCCCCTTCGATCTGACCGGCCAGGTCGCCCTGGTCTCCGGTGCCAACCGTGGGCTCGGACGGGCCATCGCGCTCGAGCTGGCCGGCGCCGGGGCGGCCGTCGCGCTGGGTGTGCGGCGTCCGGAGGCGGGCGGCGAACTGGCCGAGCTCATCCGGCGCGACGGTGGCCGCGCCGTCGTGGTGCCGATGGACGTGACCGATCTGACCGGCAGCCGGAGCGCGATCGACCGGGCGATCACCGAACTCGGCCAGTTGGACATCCTGGTCAACAACGCCGGCGGCGGGATCAACGACGCGGCCATCGACGTGACCGAGGAGGACTTCGACGCCGTCTGGGCTCTCAACACCCGGTCCACCTTCTTCCTGTCCCAGCATGCGGCGAGACACATGCGTCCCCGGCACACCGGCGCGATCGTCAACATCGCGTCGCAGGCCGGCCTGGTCGCGTTGCCCGGCGAATCGTCGTACTGCGTGAGCAAGGCCGCGGTGGTCCACATGACCAAGGCCCACGCGGTCGAGTGGGGCGAGTACGGGATCCGGGTCAACGCGGTCGCCCCGACGTTCATCCGCACCGACGGCACCGGTGCTGCGCTGTCCGATCCGGCCTTCGAGACGGACACACTCGAGCGGATCGCTGCCCTGCACCGGATCGGCGTGCCGCGGGAGGTCTCGGGCGCGGTGGTCTTCCTGGCCTCGCCGGCGGCGTCGTTGATCACCGGGGTGACCCTGGCCATCGACGGCGGCTGGACGGCCCGATAG